From a single Paenibacillus sp. FSL W8-0426 genomic region:
- a CDS encoding ABC transporter permease, whose product MKLRYMLVILLVLSFAYIFIGNSDIAPWDLFDLNAVQLQVLQVSRIPRLISILVAGVSMSVIGLIMQQLTRNRFVSPTTAGTMDSARLGILVTLMWFPGASPLQKMLVAFVFALAGTFIFMRILERVKFKDTVYIALLGLMFGNIMSSITTFFAYKNDLIQNISSWLQGDFSTIMKGRYELIYISIPLLVIVYLFANRFTLAGMGEDFATNLGLAYRRVVNIGLILVAMVSAVVIITVGTIPFLGLVVPNIVTLYKGDNLRSTLPHTAVLGAIFVLVCDILGQLVIYPYQLSISLTVGVVGSVLFLYLLLRRKAYAS is encoded by the coding sequence ATGAAGTTGAGGTACATGCTGGTCATACTGCTGGTTTTGTCTTTCGCGTACATATTTATCGGCAATTCAGATATTGCGCCTTGGGATTTATTTGACCTGAATGCTGTACAGCTGCAAGTGCTGCAGGTCAGTCGGATTCCGCGCCTGATCAGCATCCTTGTCGCCGGGGTCAGCATGAGCGTCATCGGACTGATTATGCAGCAGCTCACACGGAACCGGTTCGTCTCGCCTACGACGGCGGGAACGATGGATTCGGCACGGCTCGGCATTCTCGTCACGTTGATGTGGTTCCCGGGCGCTTCTCCTTTGCAAAAAATGTTGGTGGCCTTTGTTTTTGCCTTGGCGGGCACCTTCATTTTCATGCGTATTCTGGAGCGGGTCAAATTCAAGGATACCGTCTACATTGCGCTTCTGGGCCTGATGTTCGGGAATATCATGAGCTCGATCACGACGTTTTTTGCTTATAAAAATGATCTCATCCAGAATATCTCCTCTTGGCTGCAGGGAGATTTCTCGACCATCATGAAAGGCCGGTATGAGTTGATTTATATCAGCATCCCGCTGCTGGTGATCGTCTACCTGTTTGCCAACCGGTTTACGCTGGCGGGCATGGGAGAAGATTTCGCCACCAATCTGGGGCTTGCTTATCGGAGAGTTGTGAATATCGGACTCATTCTGGTTGCGATGGTGTCGGCTGTCGTGATCATCACGGTAGGAACGATTCCGTTTTTGGGGCTGGTCGTGCCGAACATCGTCACCCTGTACAAGGGGGACAATCTCCGCAGTACTTTGCCGCATACGGCGGTGCTTGGCGCCATTTTTGTGCTGGTCTGCGACATTCTGGGACAACTCGTCATTTATCCGTATCAGCTGTCCATCAGTCTGACGGTAGGCGTGGTCGGCAGCGTATTGTTCCTGTATTTGCTGCTTCGAAGAAAGGCGTATGCATCATGA
- a CDS encoding DoxX family protein, giving the protein MNSRSVEIGLFFLRIAIGAVFALHGWSKFEGGISNTVGFFESLGVPGYLASVVAIIELAGGAAVILGLGTRVFAALFIAVTAGALIMAKADAPFLGGTELEYTLLASSLALLFTGSRFLALDQLFSRQSGSGHR; this is encoded by the coding sequence TTGAATAGTAGAAGTGTGGAAATCGGATTGTTTTTTCTGAGGATTGCCATAGGAGCGGTCTTTGCATTGCATGGCTGGAGCAAGTTCGAAGGCGGCATCAGCAATACGGTAGGCTTCTTCGAAAGTCTTGGCGTTCCTGGATACCTTGCCTCCGTTGTGGCCATCATTGAACTCGCAGGCGGAGCAGCCGTGATTCTAGGCCTGGGCACCCGCGTATTTGCTGCGCTGTTCATTGCCGTAACGGCCGGAGCATTGATCATGGCCAAGGCGGATGCGCCGTTTCTGGGCGGAACGGAGCTGGAATATACGCTGCTGGCAAGTTCGCTTGCCTTGTTATTCACAGGCAGCCGATTTCTTGCGCTGGACCAGCTTTTCTCAAGGCAGTCCGGTTCAGGACACCGTTGA
- a CDS encoding M56 family metallopeptidase yields MWAARSKLLFAVGLGIPLLVFLQMSMYLLYKMFGWDMPFNLLWLCNHWMSRMGWTWVGHVLVGLAIITFAGTGWLLVHRLMKTRAAMKRLWRIEDKGWSRSLQTKYEHVGQTGFIVVAEKAPLAFTIGLWRPRIVLSTGLLNMLDNDEEEAVVYHELHHLWHRDPLKTTLLTVFASMMPYLPVLKHVAKHYGIVREILADNEAIRRTGNVAGIGSALLKLIRACPESWRVRDMSVQSSFADVSVNVRISRLLNPELEVALTLPRFAVLVSATAILMLSVLFVWSIG; encoded by the coding sequence ATGTGGGCGGCGCGTTCGAAGCTGCTGTTCGCCGTTGGGCTCGGCATTCCACTGCTTGTGTTCCTTCAGATGTCGATGTACCTGCTGTACAAAATGTTTGGATGGGACATGCCGTTTAACCTGCTCTGGCTGTGCAATCATTGGATGAGCCGAATGGGTTGGACATGGGTGGGCCATGTGCTCGTCGGATTGGCGATCATAACATTTGCGGGCACGGGGTGGCTTTTGGTTCATCGGTTGATGAAGACACGGGCAGCGATGAAAAGGTTGTGGAGGATCGAGGATAAAGGATGGTCACGCAGCCTGCAAACCAAATACGAACATGTGGGGCAGACCGGATTTATCGTAGTGGCCGAAAAGGCTCCGCTCGCGTTCACTATCGGGCTGTGGAGGCCGCGCATCGTTTTGTCGACAGGCCTTCTGAACATGCTGGATAACGATGAAGAGGAGGCAGTCGTTTATCATGAGCTTCATCATCTCTGGCATCGCGACCCGCTTAAAACGACGCTGCTGACCGTATTTGCCAGCATGATGCCTTATCTTCCCGTTTTGAAGCATGTCGCGAAACATTACGGCATCGTCCGGGAAATACTGGCGGATAACGAAGCGATCAGGCGCACAGGGAACGTTGCCGGCATTGGGAGCGCGCTGCTCAAATTGATACGTGCCTGTCCCGAGTCATGGCGAGTCAGAGACATGTCGGTACAATCGTCGTTTGCCGATGTATCGGTGAACGTTCGAATTTCGAGGCTGCTCAATCCCGAACTGGAGGTTGCGCTAACGCTGCCGCGATTTGCGGTACTGGTGTCCGCGACCGCCATTCTTATGTTATCTGTCCTGTTTGTGTGGTCGATTGGCTGA
- a CDS encoding BlaI/MecI/CopY family transcriptional regulator produces MKILNFKVGERGLNRFFGPLEAKIMDVLWSRPGSSIREVQTALEQDRDVNFNTVMTVMNRLVDKGLLSKSQKGRTSLYHPVQSKEQFMNDQSKELSHELVDEFGALAVNHMLDALEDVDASLIERLEQKIKEWKKENN; encoded by the coding sequence ATGAAAATACTCAATTTCAAAGTGGGAGAACGTGGATTGAATCGTTTCTTTGGTCCACTGGAGGCCAAAATCATGGATGTGCTGTGGAGTCGCCCTGGCAGCAGTATCCGTGAGGTGCAAACGGCGCTTGAACAGGATCGGGACGTCAACTTCAACACGGTCATGACGGTGATGAACCGGCTTGTGGACAAGGGATTGCTCAGCAAATCGCAGAAAGGCAGAACTTCGCTGTACCATCCGGTGCAGAGCAAGGAACAGTTCATGAATGACCAATCGAAGGAGCTTTCGCATGAACTGGTCGACGAGTTCGGGGCCTTGGCCGTAAACCATATGCTGGATGCGTTGGAGGATGTGGATGCAAGCTTGATCGAACGGCTGGAACAGAAGATCAAAGAGTGGAAAAAGGAGAACAACTGA
- a CDS encoding catalase has protein sequence MTERLTTNQGAPVGDNQNSRTAGRRGPTLLEDYHLIEKIAHFDRERIPERVVHARGAGAHGVFRLEESMKEFTKADFLQEPGTETPVLVRFSTVIHGTGSPETARDPRGFAVKLYTKEGNYDIVGNHLPVFFIRDAIKFPDMVHSLKPAPDTNIQDPSRYWDFMTLSPESTHMLTWLFSDLGTPANYRQMDGFSVHAFKWINAEGKVHYVKYKWESLQGVRTFSREEAAQVQGQDFNHATRDLYDHIKNGDFPQWRLMVQLLTPEQMDDFAFDPLDPTKTWPEDVIPFRPVGTMTLNRNPQNFFAEVEQAAFSPSVVVPGIEPSEDKLLQGRLFSYPDTQRHRLGPNYMQIPVNCPYAPVRNYQRDGLMNVNQNPSPVNYEPNSYEDTPKEDPAYRDSEAPLQGNVTRERIEKTDDYTQAGELFRSYTPQEQQNLLSNLVNDLKGVPVQIQMRALCHFFRADAQLGGRLAHGLGVDISAHMPTGQQD, from the coding sequence ATGACAGAACGTTTGACCACCAACCAAGGCGCACCGGTAGGAGACAACCAAAACTCGCGCACCGCAGGGAGAAGGGGCCCCACATTATTGGAGGATTACCACCTGATCGAGAAAATTGCTCACTTTGACCGGGAGCGGATTCCGGAACGCGTCGTGCATGCCAGAGGTGCAGGAGCCCATGGCGTATTCAGGCTGGAAGAGAGCATGAAGGAATTCACGAAGGCGGATTTCCTGCAGGAGCCGGGTACCGAGACACCGGTGCTGGTTCGTTTCTCCACGGTCATCCATGGCACGGGTTCGCCGGAGACGGCGCGTGACCCGCGCGGTTTTGCCGTAAAGTTGTATACGAAGGAAGGGAACTACGACATCGTGGGCAATCACTTGCCGGTGTTCTTCATCCGGGATGCGATAAAGTTCCCCGATATGGTCCATTCGCTTAAGCCGGCCCCGGATACGAACATCCAGGACCCGTCCCGGTATTGGGACTTCATGACGCTATCGCCCGAATCCACGCATATGCTTACCTGGTTATTCTCCGATCTCGGCACGCCGGCCAACTACCGGCAAATGGACGGATTCAGCGTGCATGCCTTCAAATGGATCAACGCAGAGGGCAAGGTTCATTATGTCAAATACAAATGGGAGTCGTTGCAAGGCGTTCGCACGTTCTCCCGTGAAGAGGCCGCGCAAGTGCAGGGGCAGGATTTCAACCATGCGACCCGCGACCTGTACGATCACATCAAAAATGGCGACTTCCCTCAGTGGAGGCTCATGGTGCAGCTGTTGACGCCGGAGCAGATGGACGATTTCGCCTTTGACCCGTTGGACCCGACTAAAACATGGCCGGAGGATGTCATTCCGTTCCGTCCCGTAGGAACGATGACCTTGAATCGCAATCCGCAAAATTTCTTTGCCGAAGTGGAGCAGGCTGCATTTTCTCCAAGCGTGGTGGTTCCGGGAATCGAACCTTCCGAAGACAAATTGCTGCAGGGCCGCCTGTTTTCTTATCCGGATACGCAGCGGCACAGATTGGGACCGAATTATATGCAAATTCCGGTGAATTGCCCTTACGCACCGGTTCGCAATTACCAGCGCGACGGTCTGATGAACGTGAACCAGAACCCGTCTCCGGTAAACTACGAGCCGAACAGCTATGAAGATACTCCGAAGGAAGATCCGGCGTATCGGGATAGCGAGGCGCCGCTGCAAGGGAACGTGACTCGGGAACGGATTGAAAAGACGGATGATTACACACAAGCTGGCGAGCTGTTCCGTTCGTATACGCCACAAGAGCAACAGAATCTCTTGAGCAATCTTGTAAATGACCTTAAGGGAGTTCCTGTGCAGATCCAGATGCGTGCACTGTGTCATTTCTTCCGGGCGGACGCGCAATTGGGTGGTCGACTTGCCCATGGGCTTGGCGTAGATATTTCCGCACATATGCCTACAGGGCAACAAGATTAA
- a CDS encoding winged helix-turn-helix domain-containing protein, producing the protein MQEQTGQVKIKLSGRRLPLRVKPALSEQVPMVEACPVTRRVILISPMPGQVHELVKALTDSCFDVLVFHRWEPDLHERLVFDLLIYDLSVAGTIDAFAGISSRLNREAEHVTPCLYLVGENMIGNASGPMLQEELLVWPARPQEALYRVQRMIGNSPVLPKRAFLPEEDHRIGFKDLWLDREKMSVQRDNTRIHLTKTEYDLLVKLIDAKGAVISREEMLSDIWETDFTGGSNVVDVHIKSLRKKLGDNAASPQYIVTVRGVGYRLAD; encoded by the coding sequence ATGCAGGAACAAACGGGGCAAGTGAAAATAAAGCTGTCCGGTCGCCGTTTGCCGCTGCGGGTCAAGCCGGCTTTGTCCGAACAAGTGCCTATGGTAGAGGCATGCCCCGTTACGCGGCGCGTCATTCTGATTAGCCCGATGCCGGGCCAGGTGCATGAACTCGTCAAAGCACTGACCGACAGCTGCTTTGATGTGCTGGTATTTCACCGGTGGGAACCGGATCTGCACGAACGTCTTGTATTTGACCTGTTGATCTACGATCTGTCCGTGGCTGGAACCATCGATGCTTTTGCCGGCATCAGCAGCCGCTTGAACCGCGAGGCGGAACATGTTACGCCTTGTTTGTACCTGGTTGGGGAAAATATGATCGGCAACGCCAGCGGGCCAATGCTGCAGGAGGAATTGCTGGTCTGGCCGGCCCGTCCGCAGGAGGCGCTTTACCGCGTACAGCGCATGATCGGCAATAGTCCGGTATTGCCCAAACGCGCGTTTTTGCCGGAGGAGGATCATCGCATCGGCTTCAAGGATTTATGGCTGGATCGAGAGAAGATGAGCGTGCAGCGGGATAACACCCGCATTCATTTGACGAAAACGGAGTACGATTTGCTGGTGAAGCTCATCGATGCCAAAGGCGCGGTCATCTCTCGCGAGGAAATGCTCAGCGACATTTGGGAAACGGACTTTACCGGAGGAAGCAACGTGGTGGATGTGCATATCAAAAGCTTGCGCAAAAAGCTGGGGGATAACGCGGCTTCCCCGCAATATATCGTAACGGTAAGAGGAGTGGGCTACCGCCTGGCGGATTAG
- a CDS encoding transcriptional repressor codes for MRTLNLTIQRQAVYDVVRHSEDHPTAADVMNRLVEQGYNLAYGTVYNSLRYLTEKELIRELKLGEAASRYDARMDDHQHIMCEMCGKVDEVMTVVPPEWLKQVADETGYAIDHAHVVFGGVCEECRNKRGK; via the coding sequence GTGAGAACGTTAAATTTGACGATACAACGACAGGCTGTTTACGATGTGGTTCGCCACTCGGAAGATCATCCGACTGCGGCGGACGTCATGAACCGATTGGTGGAGCAGGGATATAACCTTGCTTACGGCACGGTGTATAACTCGCTGCGGTATTTGACCGAGAAGGAACTGATTCGCGAGCTGAAGCTGGGAGAAGCGGCAAGCCGCTACGATGCCCGGATGGATGACCACCAACATATTATGTGCGAAATGTGCGGCAAAGTGGATGAAGTCATGACCGTGGTTCCACCCGAATGGTTGAAGCAGGTGGCCGACGAAACCGGGTATGCAATCGACCATGCTCACGTGGTCTTTGGAGGTGTCTGCGAAGAATGCAGGAACAAACGGGGCAAGTGA
- a CDS encoding diguanylate cyclase: MISTFFVNVCVMITFMYISGILAKFYGIRISEPSIRTQLIGGLLFGIYGTVLMNYSFPLNETTIVDLRHLAVVTAAVYVGGMASVVSGLVIALLRIVLFGVSSSAIDSAFVLTIIGLTGVYFHYASWARLTKIITMNLLGMSLIFIILIMNTSSMNSLMKVYPLQMAISFIGGLFIYVIAEFINKSNELLFQLERRASTDHLTNLGNRRQFEKSLELQLQQARQHNQYLSLLAIDIDRFKKINDSYGHSSGDAVLKQIGQLLLNQARPTDLVSRNGGEEFAVLLIDCNAHQAMAIAERIRHAVEKYVFALPDGSTVRLTVSIGVAVFPDHCDEYDDNDLFEHADRALYEAKNTGRNRVCSIPKPIELQTGEC, from the coding sequence TTGATAAGCACTTTTTTCGTAAATGTCTGTGTCATGATCACCTTTATGTACATATCGGGAATCCTTGCTAAATTTTATGGTATTCGCATTTCCGAGCCTTCGATCCGTACCCAGCTCATCGGAGGCCTATTGTTCGGAATCTATGGCACGGTGCTTATGAACTACTCTTTCCCTTTGAACGAAACGACCATCGTTGATCTGCGCCATCTTGCCGTCGTTACCGCTGCCGTATATGTCGGCGGCATGGCTTCAGTTGTGTCCGGGCTTGTCATTGCCTTGCTGCGCATCGTCTTGTTTGGCGTGTCCTCTTCTGCCATCGACTCGGCTTTTGTCTTGACGATCATCGGACTGACGGGCGTATATTTCCATTATGCCTCCTGGGCCAGATTAACCAAAATCATAACCATGAACCTGCTGGGCATGTCGCTCATCTTTATTATCCTGATCATGAACACGTCAAGCATGAATTCGTTGATGAAAGTGTATCCGCTGCAGATGGCCATCTCCTTTATCGGGGGATTGTTCATTTATGTCATCGCGGAATTTATCAATAAATCGAATGAACTGCTGTTCCAATTGGAACGGCGGGCCTCCACGGACCATCTGACCAACCTGGGCAACCGCAGGCAGTTCGAAAAATCGCTGGAACTCCAGCTTCAGCAAGCCAGGCAGCATAACCAATATCTCTCGCTTCTCGCCATCGACATCGACCGTTTCAAAAAAATAAACGACAGCTACGGCCATAGTTCAGGGGACGCCGTATTGAAGCAAATCGGGCAATTGCTCCTGAACCAGGCGAGGCCGACCGACCTCGTTTCACGAAACGGCGGCGAGGAATTCGCCGTATTGTTGATAGACTGCAATGCACATCAGGCCATGGCCATTGCAGAGCGCATCAGGCATGCCGTCGAAAAATACGTATTCGCCCTGCCTGACGGCAGCACCGTTCGCCTCACCGTGTCCATAGGCGTTGCCGTCTTTCCGGATCATTGCGACGAATACGATGACAACGACCTCTTCGAACACGCGGACCGTGCATTGTATGAGGCCAAAAATACCGGCCGGAACAGAGTATGCTCCATTCCGAAGCCGATCGAACTGCAAACCGGCGAGTGCTGA
- a CDS encoding aldo/keto reductase family protein: MEYRRLGKSGLKVSEISLGSWLTYGGYVERENAVRSIETAFDEGINFFDTANVYERGAAEELLGQTLKARPRDSYVLATKVFGKMGDGPNDQGLSRKHIMEQCEASLKRLGTEYVDIYYCHRYHEETPIEETLRALDDLVRHGKVLYVGVSQWTAAQMEAALGTADRLLLDHIVVNQPVYNMFDRYIEKEIIPLGERKGIGQVVYSPLAQGLLTGKYTSVSDIPENSRAAKLGWDEGKINADKIAKVNRLIELANKLEIKVGQLALAWILRQSNVSSALVGASRPEQVKENAAASGIKLDAEIIGEIERILA, translated from the coding sequence ATGGAATATCGCAGACTGGGCAAAAGCGGACTTAAAGTAAGCGAGATCAGCCTTGGCAGCTGGCTGACATATGGCGGGTATGTGGAACGCGAGAACGCGGTTCGCTCCATTGAAACCGCATTCGATGAGGGCATTAACTTTTTCGATACAGCGAATGTGTATGAGCGCGGAGCGGCAGAGGAGCTGCTTGGACAGACGCTAAAAGCACGTCCACGCGATTCATACGTTCTGGCCACCAAGGTGTTCGGCAAAATGGGCGACGGCCCCAATGACCAGGGCTTGTCCCGGAAGCACATCATGGAGCAGTGCGAGGCCAGCCTGAAACGGTTAGGAACTGAATATGTAGATATATATTATTGCCACCGCTATCACGAGGAGACGCCGATCGAAGAAACGCTGCGTGCACTCGATGATCTCGTGCGTCATGGCAAAGTGCTGTACGTGGGCGTCAGCCAGTGGACGGCAGCGCAGATGGAGGCCGCGCTGGGCACGGCAGATCGTTTGCTGCTGGATCATATCGTTGTGAACCAACCTGTATACAACATGTTTGATCGTTACATTGAGAAAGAGATCATTCCGCTCGGCGAGCGCAAAGGCATCGGACAAGTAGTATATTCGCCGTTGGCTCAAGGCTTGCTGACGGGCAAATACACATCCGTATCCGACATTCCGGAGAACAGCCGGGCTGCGAAGCTGGGTTGGGACGAAGGCAAAATCAATGCCGACAAGATCGCCAAAGTGAATCGGCTCATCGAGCTTGCGAACAAACTGGAGATCAAAGTGGGGCAGCTGGCCTTGGCCTGGATTTTGCGCCAAAGTAACGTGTCCAGCGCGCTCGTGGGAGCAAGCCGTCCTGAACAGGTCAAAGAAAACGCGGCAGCTTCAGGCATCAAACTGGACGCGGAAATCATCGGCGAAATTGAACGCATTTTGGCCTGA
- a CDS encoding anaerobic ribonucleoside triphosphate reductase, giving the protein MSTLERVAPPSPDLLSDLGRRIIGAEDADTLRENANLNGDSFSGKMSRLGSETAKWHAMRHVLPRELSEAVENGDLYVHDLDQYALGTTNCIFIPFDRLLASGFNTGNGSVRTPQTIMSAMALVAIIFQSQQNSQYGGVSANKIDWDLAPYVQRSFRKHYRKGQRLFGEQAAIGDEQLHLDSEQAQRACPKAYAFACEETEQETGQAAESLIHNLNTMSSRAGGQIPFTSLNYGLCTSAEGRLVSRSLLEATIRGLGNGETPVFPQHIFQCKQGINQAEGEPNYDLFRLAITCSSRRMYPNFVNVDASFNLPYYRPEDPDTIIATMGCRTRTLADRFGRNRQSGKGNLSFNTINLVKLGIRFGICQGTRAVADRSGFYEALDSVMRNAVRGLLHRYRIQTGQPAKASDFMMREGVWEGGERLAPDEPVADLLKHGTLSVGFIGLAECMTAMYGRHHGQDPSIHQEALNVIRTMREFCDRMSDAHNLNITLFATPAEGLSGKFTKIDRANYGLIEGINDREYYTNSFHVPVYHALPAYRKIELEAPFHALCNAGAISYIELDGNVRANTTAFQRIVQFALAQDIGYFSINHPIDHCTGCGYEGVIGAVCPGCQAHEDQVHIQRLRRVTGYLTGDYKVRFNAAKQAEVRDRVKHK; this is encoded by the coding sequence ATGAGTACGCTTGAACGCGTTGCCCCGCCGTCCCCGGACCTGCTGTCCGATCTCGGGCGGCGAATCATCGGTGCGGAGGATGCGGATACACTTCGGGAAAATGCCAACCTCAATGGCGATTCCTTCAGCGGAAAAATGAGCAGGCTCGGTTCGGAAACGGCGAAATGGCATGCCATGCGCCACGTACTGCCCCGGGAGCTGTCCGAAGCGGTGGAGAACGGCGATCTGTACGTGCACGATCTGGACCAATACGCGCTTGGAACGACGAACTGCATATTCATTCCGTTTGACCGGCTGCTCGCTTCCGGTTTCAACACGGGCAACGGCTCGGTGCGTACTCCGCAAACGATCATGTCGGCCATGGCGCTGGTTGCGATCATTTTCCAGTCCCAGCAAAACAGCCAATACGGCGGCGTCTCGGCCAACAAAATCGACTGGGACCTGGCGCCTTACGTACAGCGCTCCTTCCGCAAGCATTACCGCAAAGGACAGCGGCTGTTCGGGGAACAGGCCGCGATCGGGGACGAGCAGCTGCATCTGGATAGCGAGCAGGCACAGCGCGCCTGCCCGAAAGCCTATGCGTTCGCCTGCGAAGAAACAGAGCAGGAGACGGGACAGGCCGCCGAGTCGCTGATCCACAATCTGAACACGATGAGCAGCCGGGCCGGCGGGCAGATTCCGTTCACGTCGCTCAACTACGGGCTGTGCACGTCCGCCGAGGGCCGCCTCGTTTCCCGGTCGCTGCTGGAAGCGACCATCCGCGGGCTGGGGAACGGCGAGACGCCTGTGTTCCCGCAGCATATTTTCCAGTGCAAGCAAGGCATCAACCAGGCCGAAGGAGAGCCGAATTACGATCTGTTCCGGCTCGCGATCACCTGCTCGTCACGGCGGATGTATCCCAATTTCGTCAATGTCGATGCCTCCTTCAACTTGCCGTATTACCGGCCGGAGGACCCCGATACGATCATTGCAACCATGGGCTGCCGGACGCGCACGCTGGCCGATCGTTTCGGGCGCAACCGCCAGAGCGGCAAAGGCAACCTGTCCTTTAATACGATCAATCTCGTTAAATTGGGCATTCGCTTTGGCATTTGCCAGGGCACTCGGGCCGTCGCCGACCGCAGCGGATTCTATGAGGCGCTCGACTCCGTTATGCGCAATGCGGTTCGCGGGCTGCTGCACCGTTACCGCATTCAGACCGGCCAGCCCGCCAAAGCGTCGGACTTCATGATGCGGGAAGGCGTATGGGAAGGCGGCGAACGCCTTGCGCCGGATGAACCGGTGGCCGACCTGCTGAAGCACGGTACGTTGTCCGTCGGTTTCATCGGGCTTGCGGAATGCATGACGGCGATGTATGGCCGCCATCATGGACAGGACCCGAGCATCCACCAGGAAGCGCTGAACGTCATCCGCACGATGCGGGAGTTCTGTGATCGCATGAGCGACGCCCATAACCTGAATATTACGTTGTTCGCAACACCTGCGGAGGGCCTTTCCGGCAAATTCACCAAAATCGACCGGGCCAACTATGGCCTGATCGAAGGCATCAACGATCGCGAATACTACACCAACTCGTTCCACGTTCCGGTCTACCACGCGTTGCCGGCCTATCGCAAAATCGAACTGGAGGCCCCGTTCCATGCGTTATGCAATGCCGGAGCGATCTCCTATATCGAGTTGGACGGCAATGTACGTGCCAACACGACCGCGTTTCAACGCATCGTGCAATTTGCCCTTGCCCAGGATATCGGCTACTTCTCCATCAACCACCCGATCGACCACTGCACAGGATGCGGTTATGAGGGGGTCATCGGCGCAGTTTGCCCAGGCTGCCAGGCCCATGAGGATCAGGTACATATCCAGCGCTTGCGCCGGGTGACCGGTTACCTGACCGGGGACTATAAAGTGCGCTTCAATGCCGCGAAGCAGGCCGAGGTCCGGGATCGGGTGAAGCATAAATGA
- the nrdG gene encoding anaerobic ribonucleoside-triphosphate reductase activating protein, which produces MNLFGYIPESVNEGPGLRAVLFISGCRHACPGCFSPDSWSFRAGEPFTAERQRQILQEIADHPLLEGVTLCGGDPFFSAAECSAWVRELRTVRPDLSVWAYTGFVYDELIADPARAELARLCDAIIDGPYLAAERDISLPYRGSRNQRIIDVKATLASNHIVIMQTDAL; this is translated from the coding sequence ATGAACCTGTTCGGCTATATCCCCGAATCGGTCAATGAGGGACCGGGTCTAAGGGCTGTACTGTTCATCAGCGGATGCCGCCATGCCTGCCCGGGCTGCTTCAGCCCGGACTCGTGGAGCTTTCGGGCAGGAGAGCCTTTTACGGCAGAGCGGCAGCGGCAGATTTTGCAGGAAATCGCGGACCATCCGCTGCTGGAAGGAGTTACGTTATGCGGCGGCGATCCTTTTTTCTCCGCAGCGGAATGCAGCGCATGGGTACGTGAGCTTCGTACTGTCAGGCCGGACCTTAGCGTGTGGGCGTATACCGGATTCGTCTACGATGAACTGATCGCCGACCCGGCAAGAGCCGAGCTTGCCCGGCTGTGCGATGCGATCATCGACGGCCCTTATCTGGCCGCAGAACGGGACATTTCGCTGCCTTACCGCGGCAGCCGAAATCAACGGATCATTGACGTAAAAGCCACCTTGGCCAGCAATCACATCGTTATAATGCAGACGGATGCATTGTAA